One Eurosta solidaginis isolate ZX-2024a chromosome 5, ASM4086904v1, whole genome shotgun sequence DNA segment encodes these proteins:
- the sti gene encoding citron Rho-interacting kinase, with the protein MAPQREPISVRTTRLNNIILNKSGAPATTTNNGAITQQRKSMAAVSRRSTFGGAVAPVSQAVLESVTREGLLDAFYLLYNECNKDALKKRDKNIAEFVNKFRPIVEETQQLRANPEDFNVKTLIGKGYFGNVHLVVERQTGDVYAMKKIKKSVVTTSQVKEERDIMARRSSEWLVQLQYAFQDNDNLYLIMEFLPGGDLLSLMSRHGPFDEELVRFYLAELTEAIHALHVMGYVHRDIKPENILIDRFGHIKLADFGNAAALDRDGHVLSLSPVGTPDYIAPELLQTISTYKLTKSMHDVSCDYWSMGIIGYELICEITPFHEDNVHETYSKILSHCEDSHLKEIINFPSDLKVSENYKYLICALITNPTNRLVYDKIRQHPFFDCIKWETLRSQMPPIIPTVNSDDDTSNFEDVIRNKGRTTFAKKSLTTNVKSNEFCGKDLPFIGYSFVHMAKQCADAEGIADDARFSRLNSKIKDLQVNLKERTEEINKLKQQLLRAEQTAKHSNTQSKILQDAKEEIDKMKGIIKEKTMELAACKTQIKTLQSSVKVEEEMWEKKEATITELLRVNRQKYEEAKIASEQRYEKLIAEKKHELANIVRKLNARDSELNTKSEECKHLQEKMENYKEMLKQFKEQTLADKKEFDRNKQQLSEAYEQKLIELRSKLRQEKDSRSRITMELHEMRNELDDTISSSKSTQEARLVQEKNNDEVLKRLNFELEANNTLHEQNAQLEQQLEASQKMVQEQQHEINRLERELKVLECSKNLAQTELATQQSTPYETAPGSLTELHVIEEQLRADLEAAKENENAQKIRADRLQQIVERLEEMMEKFNEQALSNSPMKGGGATNDSENNGSHHHTQHHCHSSVGDMLEKQNEKLEDRLAAVREQMIVERQAARTANLSLWKVEKQLDEAVAAKKITQRRMELTEEKMKKVQAERDDALRQYKMAESEVKQREERISELREEINALKRDVMKEHRMWEKAEQERMQSKSEIIQHISSAQKLEERLTELRQKLQQTQQKNDAILLENKRLQREISEERDKSNASNETVSQVQMELKNLQDNYEQLKYACTITDSQLNEVEGMLEKEQKRNKTHQEKFTNLNDTLRKKEDTIAQLHKELYDEQAQKRAAETRIQALNVEVKDSAEKLAEIQKRLIAQHQQLIEQTNNLFQSQERIEVLTLENSNFQTINQNHEREITLLKEENARILSELFHVKEDAERLRQELRDSLQNANELHAEIEELQEIMAEKESFYVQRDIKSEATLAQHKKLIDYLQLKVEDLSQKRKLTFAEKIFGSTTQSGVGKKENVSPAVVEASILYRTLQEELRREKQRCKTLQEQIDKMNGVSNSTDGVMSPLKSLARNDDNSKDFGATPKSPSKKAIKDATSNNATTVLKTDDRTAMAAHHRFELALQQTNSGSQACVGCQKPLIAGSPYWKCKECKVTVHRKCRSGLQTRCVILSPTQTAKSTPKNAAEIDTDSMSKYSYEGKIDDNTDNDTNAICDGLQKEYIGNLVYSVERQEHTMNTNSEALEVNCAYEIEDQKIILLGCNTGLYALHVQQPQRLMHIAGIDSVISIAVSLPLAKAVLVGARGESLFQCDFRQLMSRSQTSTSYVNTTLEASVLDLPLCNRATNEKWQIVNISNEADNALDSVAIAVTSTRIVLMRYDLKLQKFAPVRALDTATPVSAILFTRHTAIVSSDKFFEIDLNTYAAEEFVDMSDQTLSHISNCQPVVAIRVSSREVLLCYMECGIFVDEYGCRSRPYDLNWEYTPTGFLYRAPFLYIAHFQSVQILRLHRSYTKELAGAGMSDHKDVDADIDDSCSETTKRIYLTYYMPTLLADSGKLNVYLVTVQRDTGLQQIYHLDAMQAFKQKLNESLETISSIATSNTAGSFATTNADSID; encoded by the exons ATGGCACCCCAACGTGAACCGATTAGCGTACGCACAACACGTCTGAACAATATTATACTCAACAAAAGTGGCGCGCCTGCTACCACAACCAACAATGGCGCCATTACACAGCAAAGAAAGTCTATGGCAGCAGTAAGTAGACGGAGCACCTTTGGCGGCGCAGTAGCACCAGTAAGCCAAGCTGTTTTAGAATCTGTAACACGGGAAGGCCTTCTGGATGCATTCTATTTATTGTACAACGAATGTAATAAAGATGCGCTAAAGAAACGCGATAAAAATATAGCAGAATTTGTAAATAAAT TTCGCCCTATCGTAGAGGAAACGCAGCAATTACGTGCCAACCCAGAAGATTTTAATGTGAAAACGCTTATTGGTAAGGGCTATTTTGGCAATGTGCATTTAGTAGTAGAGCGGCAGACCGGCGATGTATatgcaatgaaaaaaataaaaaaatctgttGTAACAACATCACAAGTAAAAGAGGAGCGTGACATAATGGCGCGTCGTTCTTCGGAATGGCTAGTACAACTACAGTATGCATTTCAG GATAATGACAATTTATATTTAATAATGGAGTTTCTGCCGGGTGGTGATTTATTAAGTCTTATGTCACGTCATGGTCCATTCGATGAAGAGCTTGTCCGTTTTTATCTTGCCGAATTGACTGAAGCTATACATGCTTTACATGTTATGGGCTATGTGCACCGTGATATCAAGCCGGAAAATATATTGATTGATCGTTTTGGTCATATAAAGTTAGCTGATTTTGGTAATGCAGCTGCATTGGATCGCGATGGTCACGTGCTCAGTTTGTCACCAGTTGGTACACCCGATTATATTGCTCCTGAGCTACTGCAAACTATTTCCACATACAAACTAACTAAATCGATGCATGAT GTTAGTTGTGATTATTGGTCAATGGGTATCATTGGTTACGAGCTCATCTGCGAAATAACACCTTTCCACGAAGATAACGTTCACGAGACGTATTCAAAGATATTAAGTCATTGTGAGGATAGTCATTTGAAAGAGATTATCAATTTTCCGAGCGATTTGAAAGTATCTGAAAATTATAAATATCTTATTTGTGCCCTGATTACTAATCCAACAAATCGCTTGGTATACGATAAAATACGTCAACATCCATTTTTTGATTGTATTAAATGGGAGACGTTGCGTTCGCAGATGCCTCCTATTATTCCAACAGTCAATAGCGACGACGACACTTCCAATTTTGAAGATGTCATACGCAATAAGGGACGTACTACTTTTGCTAAAAAATCGCTAACAACAAATGTTAAATCGAATGAATTTTGTGGCAAGGATCTACCCTTCATTGGCTATAGCTTTGTTCATATGGCAAAACAATGCGCCGATGCAGAAGGTATTGCCGACGATGCACGCTTCAGCCGCTTAAATAGTAAAATCAAAGATTTACAAGTGAATCTTAAGGAGCGTACCGAAGAGATTAATAAATTGAAACAACAACTTTTGCGCGCCGAACAAACAGCTAAACATTCAAATACACAATCAAAAATATTGCAAGATGCAAAAGAAGAAATTGATAAAATGAAAGGTATCATTAAGGAAAAAACAATGGAATTAGCCGCATGTAAAACTCAAATAAAAACACTACAGAGTTCAGTGAAAGTTGAAGAGGAAATGTGGGAAAAGAAAGAAGCTACAATTACAGAATTGTTACGCGTAAATCGTCAGAAGTATGAAGAAGCTAAAATAGCATCAGAGCAGCGTTATGAAAAGTTGATTGCAGAAAAAAAGCATGAGTTAGCAAATATCGTACGAAAATTAAATGCGCGCGACTCTGAATTGAATACTAAAAGTGAAGAATGTAAGCATTTACAAGAAAAGATGGAAAACTATAAGGAAATGTTAAAACAATTCAAAGAGCAAACACTTGCCGACAAAAAAGAGTTTGACCGTAACAAACAGCAACTGAGCGAAGCATATGAACAAAAGTTGATAGAGTTGCGTTCGAAATTGCGCCAAGAAAAGGATTCACGTTCACGGATAACAATGGAATTACATGAGATGCGCAATGAGCTTGACGACACGATTAGTTCATCGAAATCAACACAAGAGGCGCGATTAGTACAAGAAAAGAATAACGATGAAGTGTTGAAACGTTTAAATTTTGAGTTGGAAGCAAATAATACGCTCCACGAGCAGAATGCACAATTGGAGCAGCAGTTGGAGGCGTCACAGAAAATGGTGCAGGAACAGCAGCATGAAATTAATCGTTTGGAACGCGAGTTAAAG GTGCTTGAATGTAGTAAAAATTTAGCACAAACTGAACTTGCAACACAGCAATCAACTCCATATGAGACTGCGCCTGGTTCTTTAACAGAACTTCATGTTATCGAAGAACAATTGCGTGCCGATTTGGAAGCggcaaaagaaaatgaaaatgcaCAAAAAATACGAGCTGATAGACTACAACAAATCGTTGAGAGATTAGAAGAGATGATGGAAAAATTCAATGAACAAGCTTTATCGAATTCACCAATGAAAGGTGGTGGCGCCACCAATGATAGCGAAAATAATGGTTCACATCATCATACACAGCATCATTGTCACAGTAGTGTTGGTGATATGCTGGAGAAACAAAATGAGAAACTTGAAGATCGTTTAGCTGCTGTGCGTGAACAAATGATTGTTGAACGACAAGCAGCACGTACTGCGAATCTGTCATTATGGAAAGTTGAGAAACAATTAGATGAAGCTGTTGCTGCTAAAAAAATTACACAAAGGCGTATGGAATTGACTGAGGAGAAAATGAAGAAAGTACAAGCTGAACGTGATGATGCATTACGTCAATACAAAATGGCTGAGAGCGAAGTAAAGCAACGTGAAGAGCGTATAAGCGAGTTGAGAGAAGAAATAAATGCATTGAAACGAGATGTAATGAAAGAGCATCGTATGTGGGAAAAAGCTGAACAGGAGCGTATGCAAAGTAAATCGGAG ATTATTCAACATATCTCAAGTGCGCAAAAATTAGAGGAACGGCTAACAGAATTACGTCAAAAGTTACAACAAACGCAGCAGAAAAATGATGCCATTCTCCTGGAAAATAAACGCTTGCAACGCGAAATCAGTGAAGAGCGTGATAAGAGCAATGCTTCGAACGAAACTGTGTCGCAAGTACAAATGGAATTGAAAAATCTACAAGACAACTATGAACAACTTAAATATGCTTGCACAATAACCGATAGCCAACTGAACGAAGTCGAGGGTATGTTAGAAAAGGAACAGAAACGCAATAAAACACATCAAGAAAAATTTACTAACTTAAATGATACATTGCGTAAAAAGGAAGACACCATAGCGCAACTACATAAAGAATTATATGATGAGCAGGCACAAAAGCGCGCCGCGGAAACACGTATACAGGCGTTAAATGTGGAAGTTAAGGATAGTGCAGAAAAATTAGCTGAAATACAAAAAAGGCTAATAGCACAACACCAGCAATTGATTGAGCAAACTAATAATTTATTCCAATCACAAGAACGTATCGAAGTGCTAACGCTAGAAAATTCCAATTTTCAAACAATCAATCAGAATCACGAACGGGAAATTACACTATTGAAAGAGGAAAATGCGCGTATTCTCTCTGAATTATTCCATGTCAAAGAAGATGCGGAACGTTTGCGCCAAGAGCTTAGGGATTCGCTACAAAATGCAAATGAATTACATGCGGAAATTGAAGAGTTGCAAGAGATAATGGCGGAGAAAGAATCATTTTATGTGCAGCGTGATATAAAGTCGGAAGCTACATTAGCGCAACACAAGAAACTCATTGACTATTTGCAACTCAAAGTGGAAGATTTGTCACAAAAGAGAAAATTAACATTTGCCGAAAAAATATTTGGCAGTACCACGCAAAGCGGTGTTGGTAAAAAGGAGAATGTATCACCAGCCGTTGTAGAGGCATCCATTCTATATCGTACATTGCAGGAGGAGTTGCGACGCGAAAAGCAACGTTGCAAAACGTTACAGGAACAAATTGACAAAATGAATG GTGTATCGAACTCAACAGACGGTGTGATGTCACCACTGAAAAGTCTGGCGAGAAATGATGATAATTCGAAAGATTTTGGCGCCACACCAAAATCACCCAGCAAAAAAGCAATAAAAGATGCTACATCTAATAATGCCACAACAGTATTGAAAACAGATGATAGAACCGCCATGGCAGCACACCATCGATTTGAATTGGCGTTGCAACAAACCAACTCAGGCTCCCAAGCTTGCGTCGGTTGCCAAAAGCCCTTAATAGCCGGTTCGCCATATTGGAAATGTAAAGAGTGTAAAGTGACTGTGCATCGGAAATGTCGTAGTGGCTTACAAACGCGCTGTGTCATTTTGTCGCCAACGCAAACAGCCAAATCCACACCGAAAAATGCCGCAGAAATTGATACAGATTCAATGTCGAAATATTCGTATGAAGGTAAAATAGATGATAACACCGATAACGATACAAATGCCATATGCGATGGATTACAAAAAGAGTATATTGGTAATTTAGTATACAGCGTTGAGCGACAAGAGCATACCATGAACACAAATTCGGAAGCACTTGAAGTGAACTGCGCTTATGAAATTGAAGATCAAAAAATTATACTATTAGGTTGTAATACGGGTCTATATGCGCTACACGTGCAACAGCCACAGCGTTTAATGCATATTGCAGGCATTGATTCGGTTATCAGCATTGCTGTTTCGCTACCACTCGCAAAAGCTGTGCTGGTGGGTGCCCGGGGCGAATCCTTGTTTCAATGTGATTTCCGTCAATTGATGTCACGTAGCCAAACATCTACATCATATGTTAATACCACATTAGAAGCTTCAGTATTAGATTTACCGCTTTGTAATCGTGCTACCAATGAGAAATGGCAAATTGTTAATATATCAAATGAAGCAGACAACGCATTAGATTCAGTTGCTATAGCAGTCACATCAACGCGTATTGTACTCATGCGTTATGATTTGAAATTGCAGAAATTTGCGCCAGTACGTGCTTTAGATACTGCAACACCCGTCTCTGCCATACTCTTTACACGTCACACGGCAATCGTTAGTTCggataaattttttgaaattgatttGAATACCTATGCTGCTGAAGAGTTTGTTGATATGTCTGATCAAACGTTATCGCATATAAGTAATTGTCAACCAGTGGTTGCTATACGTGTATCATCTCGAGAGGTTTTGCTTTGCTATATGGAATGTGGTATTTTTGTTGACGAATATGGTTGTCGTTCACGTCCTTACGATTTGAATTGGGAATATACACCTACTGGATTTCTATATCGTGCACCATTTCTCTATATTGCACATTTTCAATCCGTACAAATTTTACGTTTGCATCGTTCCTATACCAAGGAGTTGGCTGGCGCTGGCATGAGTGATCATAAAGATGTGGATGCCGATATTGATGATAGTTGTTCTGAAACGACGAAACGTATTTACTTAACATACTATATGCCTACTTTATTGGCAGATAGCGGTAAATTGAATGTTTATTTGGTAACTGTACAACGTGATACAGGATTACAACAAATATATCACTTGGATGCAATGCAAGCTTTTAAGCAAAAGTTGAATGAATCTTTGGAGACAATTTCATCGATAGCAACATCGAATACGGCTGGATCTTTCGCCACAACTAATGCGGATAGCATAGATTAA